In Anthonomus grandis grandis chromosome 6, icAntGran1.3, whole genome shotgun sequence, one DNA window encodes the following:
- the LOC126737871 gene encoding transmembrane 7 superfamily member 3-like has product MFKNMLTCKNMLLGSTLFISLFACACSADILDHTIIFDVKHQTIGTTSYEIFNITKFNYFIDIINIPKVVDFLIIQVHTLNENVTLAYTSWDKSHTSGTNVGLVKITFGNTRETFQLFRYEAGFNQALNILVAVSVYTKNDPIPGGCNDSFETEFAPYQKISFTKEIVTVRSQPPSQFSTLCNKSGIVTDMYYMYLPESENIMEYFVAIQKMLNAEDIKLYGTKVPYGLEPNKYNLMYNNYRGIGRVFAIVATSDRGRSAYVPAVSFGCSTGKSGENCTGPDEFPWALVIALMLILGLFICFFGHRFFKTTTFVNTAMLIVFFMMIATTLDDEFTSEGKSVYSLLMGAVVGGVWVFLWWWLGIPVLAVLTTFLLTGILIASVFFFIPYGNLSTLFGGRFTFWAIFGAIVLICQLPLFYLTPTAHIMAISLLSSYAVIVALNYYIAGNLYYIIINTYRRIAIDKFEEVVIDPPYHFANISATVLWVILFLAGVYFQWKNSVGRPPFPPHRRRSLNGGANWERRPLINRETPSPDYSQH; this is encoded by the exons ATCACACCATAATATTTGACGTAAAACATCAAACAATTGGCACAACAAGTTATGAAATATTCAAcataactaaatttaattattttattgatattataaACATTCCTAAAGTAGTAGATTTTCTTATAATCCAAGTTCATACTTTAAACGAGAATGTCACACTTGCATATACATCTTGGGATAAATCACACACTTCCGGAACCAATGTGGGGCTTGTAAAAATAACATTTGGCAATACCAGAGAGACTTTTCAATTGTTTAGATATGAAGCTGGTTTTAATCAAGCACTCAATATTCTGGTAGCAGTTTCTGTTTATACAAAAAATG ATCCAATTCCTGGTGGATGTAATGATTCCTTTGAAACTGAGTTTGCTCCTTatcaaaaaataagttttacgAAAGAAATCGTGACAGTCCGAAGTCAACCACCTTCCCAATTTTCTACCCTCTGTAACAAATCTGGTATAGTGACCGATATGTATTACATGTACCTACCAGAATCGGAAAATATTATGGAATATTTTGTGGctattcaaaaaatgttaaatgccGAGGATATAAAACTGTATGGCACCAAGGTTCCATATGGCTTGGAACCTAACAAGTACAACCTCATGTACAATAACTATAGGGGTATAGGGCGAGTTTTTGCAATCGTTGCAACGTCGGATAGAGGCCGTTCTGCGTATGTGCCAGCGGTTTCTTTTGGATGTAGCACAGGTAAATCAGGTGAAAATTGTACTGGACCAG ATGAATTTCCTTGGGCACTCGTAATAGCTTTAATGCtaattttaggtttatttatatgtttttttggaCACAggttttttaaaactacaacaTTTGTAAACACCGCCATGTTAATAGTTTTCTTTATGATGATTGCTACTACTTTAGATGATGAGTTTACCAGCGAAG GTAAATCAGTTTATTCATTATTGATGGGTGCTGTGGTTGGAGGGGTCTGGGTTTTTTTGTGGTGGTGGCTTGGAATACCAGTTCTTGCTGTCCTGACCACTTTTTTATTGACCGGAATACTAATTGCTTCAGTATTCTTTTTCATTCCTTATG GAAATTTATCGACATTATTCGGCGGCCGATTTACATTTTGGGCAATATTCGGCGCAATAGTCCTTATATGCCAACTTCCCTTATTCTATTTAACACCGACGGCCCATATAATGGCTATAAGCCTATTATCATCTTATGCGGTAATAGTCGCACTAAACTATTATATTGCCGGCAActtgtattatattattatcaatacatATCGAAGGATAGCAATAGACAAGTTTGAAGAAGTCGTCATAGATCCCCCGTATCACTTTGCCA atatttcGGCCACTGTTTTATGGGTTATTTTATTTCTGGCAGGGGTGTATTTTCAGTGGAAAAACTCTGTAGGGAGGCCACCGTTTCCACCTCACAGGAGAAGAAGCCTTAATGGAGGTGCAAATTGGGAAAGACGCCCTTTAATAAATAGAGAGACGCCCTCTCCTGATTATTCACAGCACTAA